The nucleotide sequence CCAACACCCTTGCTGAAGAACTTGGCATTGTCACTATGGATTACCAGACAGCGCTAAGCAAGGCATTCACAAAAATCGATTCGAACGAAGTAATTTCAAGTTGGAAGGACTCCCTTATCAGTGGCCGTTTTGATCATGGCATTTCTGAATTCATCAATGTACCACAATTCGGCTGCATGATAGACCGCAGGACAATCCCTGTAGAAAATGAAGAAAAATGCTTAGAAAAAATATGGCAAATCGGTGGAGATACTGGATGGTACTATGCCAATTGGCTTTGGAAACTGCGTGGATTTCTCGACAAACTCTCTGGAGGTGTAGGACTAAGGCGAGGGCGTACCCACGTTCATACGATCAATAATGGAGATGCAGTGGACTTTTGGCGTGTTCTTTATGCACAAAGAGAAGAGAAAAGATTGCTACTATATGCCGAAATGAAAGTTCCTGGAGATGCCTGGTTAGAGTTCAAAATTGACAATCATACTTTGATACAAACCGCTACATTTAGACCAAAGGGGCTATGGGGAAGGATCTATTGGTATACAGTCCTACCCTTTCATGGGGCTCTTTTTGGGGGAATGATCAGGAAATTGGCCAGTTAATATACTGAAGACGTTTCGCAGTTAAGAATCTCTTCTTAGTTGGATTATACGCATTATTTTTTCTGAATTCACTCAATTCATCTAAATTATGGATGGGGCCACTCCTGCCTTCCTCTATCAATAAATCCCCTTGGATGATTTCAAATTGATTTTAATAAAATCATCAAAACAAATACCTTTAATCGGCCTTGCCATCCTTCATTTTCTCTAAAACTCCGAGCTATAAAAAAAGCTGTTGAAATCCTATTCCAACAGCTATTATAGTATAATTCATCAAAACGATCAATCCTCTACCTTTTTATCTAGAAACTTATCTCGTTCATAGGTTTCTATATGACGTTGTTTCTTGGTTTCATAAATATCTTTTAAAGTAATCATGATACCTGTCTCTTCTACTGCACCAAACTCATCGTTCATGGCCGTGCCAAAAGTCTTCATACTCGGTGAAAGGTTCATATAAGTATTGATCAATGGGGGAATATTTTCTCCCAAAGCCCTCACTCTTGTGTTGAGTATTTTATATCCTTCCTTATAATCTTTTCCTTCAAAGAGCTCCTTAAAACCCCTCACATCCGTTTTATAAGGCAAGGCACTGATAGGTGTCACCAAATGCTCGTTATCCGGAAAATAATGATTCATAAAATATAGGAGTAGATCTCTGGCCTCCGCATTGAAATGAGGAAACATGGTTACCTTGCCAAAAAGATATTCAACATCTGGGTTCAGTACCACTACAGCCCCGAGTCCATCCCAAAGATTATCCAAGGAAAAAACCCCTTTTCGATTATCCTTTCTTGGCTGGTATTTAGGCTGAACAAAAGACCTGCCCAGCTCAATAGTTTTTGGTAAATAGTCGTTCTTAAATTTATCGGTGAATTTAAATAAATGGGCGGTGGAAAGATTCACTTCACCGTATTCATTTTCTCCGGCATGTTTACATTTGATCAAGCGATATCCAGCAATGATCTCTTCCTCTTCCGGATTCCAGGCGATCAATTGTTCATAGCAATTTTCACAGGTGTCATTTTTATCGATATCCAAAGGCAATCCTGTTCCTCCTCCAGCACCTCTAAAGGTAAGCTCCCTAAGTCGTCCGATTTCCCGCATTACATTGGGGGAATTATGGTGATTTATTAAGTATACCTGATTATCACCATTATTGGTATGGCGTAAAAATCTCTCGGGTGTCAACTCCCTCTTTAAAATTTCCTTATCTACAGGCGCTATTATCTCTTGCATAAAAACTTAACTTTCTGTGGCTATGGAGTAAACGGTATTTTTCAGCTCCTCTGCCCAGTACTTTTCACTTTTAGAATCATCAAAATACTTGTAAGAAATCGGTTTTCCTACATGTATAGTTACTTTTTTGTTCTTTTGACCAAACATTTCATCGGCCAAATAGAGCATCTCAATATTTGCTTTGACCCCCAACTTTTTCCTGATCAGGGCCAGGTTATAAAAAAAAGACGAATTTTCCCCCTCTATATAAACGGGAACAATATCTTTTTTATATTTCTTTGCTTTGGCAATAAAGCTTTTCTTCCATTCCAAATCCTTGATTTCTCCCCCTTGCTTTCTGGATACCAGCCCAGCAGGAAAGACCAGCACCGCTTCTTTTCCACCATAGGTTTCCTCTATCAACCTTGCCGCTGATCTTCCATGTGCTCCGTGTTTATTAACTGGCACAAAAAGCGGTTCAAAATTTTTGATATTGGTCAATATATCGTTTACCAAAAACCGCAAATCCTCACGGTATTTCCCTAAAGCATACATGAAAGCAATACCATCCAAACCTCCCAAAGGGTGGTTGGAAGCAAATATTACGCTGTCTTTCAATGGAATATTTTCAGCTCCTTTAAGCTCAATCTTCACCCCAAATTCATCTATCAGCCCATTCACAAAATCCAAGCCCTGAAGATGACCTAGCTTGCCCATGATCTGATTGATTTCATCTTCATGGGCTATTCTTCGGATATAACTAAGTACAAAACCAGGAATCCACTTCAAAAGCGCCGGATTCTTGTCCTTAATTACTTTCCTTATTTCTATAAATTTATTTTCTGCCTCCTTCAACTGTGGATATTAAAATTTGACCAAAACTCTCCGCCAAACCTCACCAAACTTAAAGATTTGATAGACAGATTTATGCGGATTCACAAGGTGATTAAATGATCTTATTTGACGCCCATTGTTTAGGCTTCAAAAGCTAAAAATACAAAAAATTCACAAAGGGACACTTAAAAATTAATGCTTACCGACCTATTAGTCCACTTATTCTATCGTTATTGTTTCTGTTACCACAGGGCCAACCATAAAATATCCCAAAGCAGCTTTCTCTCCCTCAAGCAATTGGATATTGCTTGGCGGATTTTCGGGCAAGGGACTAAAAAGCCCTCCATCATTAAAAAGAAAACCCTGGAGGCTTTCTAGAAAATCATAGGCATCCTTATTTAACCTATAAAATGAAATCCTTGCCACATCCCCCTTTCTAAAAACTATATTGTCAATATCAAAACCATCTTCCAGCGCATCCGAGCCAAAGGTATCATCAAAAAGCAGGTAATCACCCCTCCTATTTAGCAAGGTGTCATTGCGGATTACTTTTATCCTGTAATAATTATTTTCCTCAAAAGGGACTTTTCCATGCAATGTGATATAATATCCCTCATCCCTGACCAAATTACCTTCCTTAAAAGAATAGCTCAAACTATCTATCTTTGGCGATTCCAGCAATGTGCCTTTAGACACATAATGTTCGTTCCCGAGCTTTACATGTAATGAATAATTTTGTCCTTGCCTTCCTGCGACATTGGTTTGGGGAAGGTACTTTAGAGAACTGTTCACAAATTGAAAATCATACCTTATTTGTCTGTCTTCATGAACAATGTACACTTCAGCATTTTCAATGGCTTTAAATCCTGTAGAATCATAATAATTACGGCTTCTACTTATTATTACCTCATTAAGTCCCCTGTTATCAGTCCAACTCCCCTCTATTACTGTTTGGAATGGCGCAGACTGCAATACAGGCCTCACCTCTTCCAAACAAGCACTGAGAAAAAGCATCATGAGAATGGTTCCATACTTCAAGAATTTCATAAGTTTAAAATTCAAAATTATAGGATATCGATGGCATTACTGTAAATAAATACGTCATCACCACTCCAGGTCTTTTAGAAAATATTTCATCACCTGGAGAAGATTGGTACCTCACATCATTATTGATGATGTCTGTAAACTGATATAAATAGGGATTTTTTCGTGCATAGAGATTATAGATGCTAAAACTCCAGCTGCCTTTCCATTTTTTGCCTTTGTCTCTATTTTTCCATGTAATAGCTGCATCCATACGGTGATAGTCAGGAAACCTGTCTTCATTTCTTCTGGGGCCGTACAGCGGAATCTCTTGGCTGTCCATTGCATAAGCCCCCACGGGAAAGCTTACTGCTTGACCAGTAGAATATATAAATGTAATATTGGCCAGCAATCTAGGATTAAATATGCGCTGAACCACCAAACTTATATCATGAGGTCTGTCGTATCGTGGATTATAGGCTTCGTCCAAACTAATACCTGACACCTTTCTATAAGTCCTCGAATAAGTATAGCTGAGCCAACCAGTAAAGCTTCCTGATATTTTCTCCAGCATAAATTCAGCTCCATAAGACCATGCCTTACCTTTTAATAATTCCCCTTCAATATTATCAGTAAACAATAGATCAGCTCCCGGCTTCGCGTCTACGATATTGTCATAATCCTTATAATAAGCTTCCACAGAAAAGTCCCAAGCCTGCGCTCCAAATGACTTAAATAGGCCAACAGCATATTGATCAACCCTTTGTGGATCTATATATCGATTTGACAGCACCCACCTGTCTATGGGCAGACCTGCTGAATTGTTCGCTGCTACCTGTAAATACTGGTAGTTCCTGTTATAGGCTGCCTTCACTGAAAGTTGCTCATCAACCTTAAACCTAAAAGATAATCGTGGTTCCAAGCCCAGATAAGCCTTCATTTTCCTAAAAGGCTTATAAAAGACGGTATCCATTATAGCTTCTTCTTCACTGCTTGGATCATCTTTATAAATATACTCCACTCCTTTTCCTATTTGATTATAAGCACTTAACCTTAAACCCGCTTCCACTTTCAACTTTTCTCCGAAATTAAAATCTCCGGAAACAAATCCATCATATTGCAAAGCATTAACAGGGTTAGTGACTACGGCCTCCAGACTACTCTCTGGATCAACCTCCATTTCTAATGGAAAAAAATGATAGTACCTATTTTGTACTCCAGCCTCCAAATTCACTCCTTCATCTACTATCCAATTCATGCTTCCTTTTACCCCAGCCTCTGAAAGCAGGTTCTGCCAAGTAAAGCCATCCTCCTCATCTTCAATATGCAAATCATAGCCATATTGTGAATAATATCCGTTGACTTCCAAAAACAGATTATCCTTGATAATATGATTCCAATTAAGGCTATTGATCCAATTTTTCCAGCCAAAGGCAAACAGTTTATCCACCTCCAAATAATCATTTCCTAAAAACGTGGTAAAGGTGATTCTATCTTGGCTTCCTGCTCTAAATTCAAACTTACCTCCCAAATCATAAAAGTATAGTAGGTTATTTTTAATCTCTTCATTTCCAAAAGCCTTCAAAAACAAATCAGCATATGTTCTTCTAGCTGAAAGCACAAAGGAAGATTGTTCAGAAAATAATGGGCCATCCAAACTCAACTTGGAACTGATCGTCCCTATACCGCCCTCTCCATGAATCCTGTCTGTCCTGCCAGTTTTCATCTTCACATCTACTACTGACGACAATCTTCCTCCAAGCCTTGCAGGTATGTTGCCCCGATAAAGATCCACGCTTTCCAGCGCATCAGGATTAAATACTGAAAAGAAGCCAAAGAAGTGCGAAGGATTATATACTGGAGCCCCATCAAGTTGTATCAGGTTTTGGTCCGCTGAACCACCCCTTACAAATAATCCCGTCGTGCCTTCACCTGCCGTCTGTATCCCTGGCAATAACTGCAGGCTTCTCAATACATCCACCTCCCCAAATAGTGATGGGATGTTTTTCAAAGTACTGATGGGTAGGCTGTTTCTTCCCATTGTCACGCTTTCCACAGGGGAGATTTCCGTATTCCCTTCTATAACCACTTCATCTAAATGCTGTAATAATTCCCTCAACTCCAAGTTCAATTCATTCCTTGCACTCACACTGTCCATTACAATATGCTTCGATTCATAGCCAACAAAAGTTACCACCAAGGTTTTTGGCAATTGAAAAGCGGCTATTTCAAAAACACCATCTTTATCACTTACCACTGCATTCGTTTCTTCACCTTCCCAAAAAACTGACGCTCCAGGCAGTGCTTCTCCTGTTTTTTCTTCCTTTATCTGTCCACTTATTTTCCTGCCTGCTTGGCCTTTGCCTGTAATAGGACTCAAATATGCCAGCCAAAAAATCACCAGGCAAAATGAAAAAGACTTTATATGGATACGCTTGTTTATGCTATCGGGGTACATGGGTAATCAAAATCCTTTAACTTTTAATCCTTCTGCCTGAAAACAAAA is from Echinicola marina and encodes:
- a CDS encoding DUF4249 domain-containing protein, whose translation is MKFLKYGTILMMLFLSACLEEVRPVLQSAPFQTVIEGSWTDNRGLNEVIISRSRNYYDSTGFKAIENAEVYIVHEDRQIRYDFQFVNSSLKYLPQTNVAGRQGQNYSLHVKLGNEHYVSKGTLLESPKIDSLSYSFKEGNLVRDEGYYITLHGKVPFEENNYYRIKVIRNDTLLNRRGDYLLFDDTFGSDALEDGFDIDNIVFRKGDVARISFYRLNKDAYDFLESLQGFLFNDGGLFSPLPENPPSNIQLLEGEKAALGYFMVGPVVTETITIE
- a CDS encoding GNAT family N-acetyltransferase, translated to MQEIIAPVDKEILKRELTPERFLRHTNNGDNQVYLINHHNSPNVMREIGRLRELTFRGAGGGTGLPLDIDKNDTCENCYEQLIAWNPEEEEIIAGYRLIKCKHAGENEYGEVNLSTAHLFKFTDKFKNDYLPKTIELGRSFVQPKYQPRKDNRKGVFSLDNLWDGLGAVVVLNPDVEYLFGKVTMFPHFNAEARDLLLYFMNHYFPDNEHLVTPISALPYKTDVRGFKELFEGKDYKEGYKILNTRVRALGENIPPLINTYMNLSPSMKTFGTAMNDEFGAVEETGIMITLKDIYETKKQRHIETYERDKFLDKKVED
- a CDS encoding TonB-dependent receptor → MYPDSINKRIHIKSFSFCLVIFWLAYLSPITGKGQAGRKISGQIKEEKTGEALPGASVFWEGEETNAVVSDKDGVFEIAAFQLPKTLVVTFVGYESKHIVMDSVSARNELNLELRELLQHLDEVVIEGNTEISPVESVTMGRNSLPISTLKNIPSLFGEVDVLRSLQLLPGIQTAGEGTTGLFVRGGSADQNLIQLDGAPVYNPSHFFGFFSVFNPDALESVDLYRGNIPARLGGRLSSVVDVKMKTGRTDRIHGEGGIGTISSKLSLDGPLFSEQSSFVLSARRTYADLFLKAFGNEEIKNNLLYFYDLGGKFEFRAGSQDRITFTTFLGNDYLEVDKLFAFGWKNWINSLNWNHIIKDNLFLEVNGYYSQYGYDLHIEDEEDGFTWQNLLSEAGVKGSMNWIVDEGVNLEAGVQNRYYHFFPLEMEVDPESSLEAVVTNPVNALQYDGFVSGDFNFGEKLKVEAGLRLSAYNQIGKGVEYIYKDDPSSEEEAIMDTVFYKPFRKMKAYLGLEPRLSFRFKVDEQLSVKAAYNRNYQYLQVAANNSAGLPIDRWVLSNRYIDPQRVDQYAVGLFKSFGAQAWDFSVEAYYKDYDNIVDAKPGADLLFTDNIEGELLKGKAWSYGAEFMLEKISGSFTGWLSYTYSRTYRKVSGISLDEAYNPRYDRPHDISLVVQRIFNPRLLANITFIYSTGQAVSFPVGAYAMDSQEIPLYGPRRNEDRFPDYHRMDAAITWKNRDKGKKWKGSWSFSIYNLYARKNPYLYQFTDIINNDVRYQSSPGDEIFSKRPGVVMTYLFTVMPSISYNFEF
- a CDS encoding 1-acyl-sn-glycerol-3-phosphate acyltransferase — translated: MKEAENKFIEIRKVIKDKNPALLKWIPGFVLSYIRRIAHEDEINQIMGKLGHLQGLDFVNGLIDEFGVKIELKGAENIPLKDSVIFASNHPLGGLDGIAFMYALGKYREDLRFLVNDILTNIKNFEPLFVPVNKHGAHGRSAARLIEETYGGKEAVLVFPAGLVSRKQGGEIKDLEWKKSFIAKAKKYKKDIVPVYIEGENSSFFYNLALIRKKLGVKANIEMLYLADEMFGQKNKKVTIHVGKPISYKYFDDSKSEKYWAEELKNTVYSIATES